The following proteins are encoded in a genomic region of Alistipes shahii WAL 8301:
- a CDS encoding OmpP1/FadL family transporter: MFPFAVSAQTSSINAFSPYTMYGIGEQNTPGTLQMRSMGGAGVAMRSVSTVNLLNPAAYSAAPQKTFLFNFGLEGQNYYNAQTVGGVGKRTAYNTFNFHDIAFQMPVAKRLGLGFSLTPYSSVGYRTKYYHEYDPEDPIYANVGNIQYNYQGEGDVTEVKVGLGWEPFKNFSVGIAAQYYWGDIDRTFVMTPTAITGEGTFTSTVGQDNYSISSIKGQVGVQWNAILNAKRILTFGATYDFGGDLNPEVTKKLYIGDLYNTVVKSDTTHLKLVLPRQLAVGAYYQTGRWAVGVDYVFQNWGGRNSGYEMTGTSGSGENKTEYKVAYTNTSTIKMGVEYTPNRYDARHFLKRWSYRAGFRYGAYNQTFNGDKLAQYAVTAGIGIPVRRGAFSAIDIGVEYGRRGYNIADRLGLVRQQYFKFAIGFTLFAGQMENGEYWFMRSKFD; this comes from the coding sequence ATGTTTCCTTTTGCCGTTTCGGCCCAGACAAGCAGTATTAACGCATTCTCGCCCTATACGATGTACGGCATCGGTGAACAGAATACCCCCGGTACGCTGCAGATGCGCTCGATGGGCGGTGCGGGTGTGGCCATGCGTTCGGTGAGTACGGTCAACCTGCTCAACCCCGCGGCTTACAGCGCGGCTCCGCAGAAGACTTTCCTTTTCAACTTCGGGTTGGAGGGGCAGAACTACTACAACGCCCAGACGGTCGGAGGCGTCGGGAAACGGACGGCCTACAACACGTTCAACTTTCACGACATCGCTTTCCAGATGCCGGTGGCGAAGCGGCTGGGACTCGGTTTCAGCCTCACGCCTTACAGTTCGGTGGGTTACAGGACCAAGTATTACCACGAATACGATCCCGAAGACCCCATTTACGCCAACGTCGGCAATATTCAGTACAACTACCAGGGCGAGGGCGACGTGACGGAGGTCAAGGTCGGCCTGGGCTGGGAGCCGTTCAAGAATTTTTCGGTGGGTATCGCCGCACAGTATTACTGGGGCGACATCGACCGTACGTTCGTGATGACCCCGACCGCCATTACGGGCGAGGGAACCTTCACCTCGACGGTGGGGCAGGACAATTACAGCATTTCGAGCATCAAGGGGCAGGTCGGCGTGCAGTGGAACGCGATTCTGAACGCGAAGCGCATCCTGACCTTCGGCGCGACGTACGACTTCGGCGGCGACCTGAACCCGGAGGTGACGAAAAAACTCTATATCGGCGACCTGTACAACACGGTCGTCAAGAGCGATACGACGCACCTGAAGCTGGTGCTGCCCCGGCAGCTGGCCGTGGGGGCCTATTACCAGACCGGCAGGTGGGCCGTCGGCGTGGATTATGTGTTCCAGAACTGGGGCGGCCGCAACTCGGGCTACGAGATGACGGGAACCAGCGGCAGCGGGGAGAACAAGACGGAATACAAGGTGGCCTACACCAATACGAGCACGATCAAGATGGGTGTGGAATACACCCCGAACCGTTACGATGCGCGTCACTTCCTCAAACGCTGGTCCTACCGTGCGGGTTTCCGCTACGGAGCCTACAACCAGACGTTCAACGGGGACAAGCTTGCGCAGTACGCCGTGACGGCGGGCATCGGCATTCCGGTGAGGCGCGGCGCCTTCTCGGCCATCGACATCGGCGTCGAGTACGGTCGCCGCGGTTACAACATCGCCGACCGCCTGGGGCTGGTCCGGCAGCAGTATTTCAAGTTTGCGATCGGCTTCACGCTCTTCGCGGGACAGATGGAGAACGGCGAATATTGGTTCATGCGCTCCAAGTTCGATTGA
- a CDS encoding HU family DNA-binding protein has product MTKADIVSEIAKSTGVEKVQVQAIVEAFMESIKTSLTQKNNVYLRGFGSFIVKKRAKKVARNISKNTTITIPEHNIPAFKPAKSFAAKVK; this is encoded by the coding sequence ATGACAAAGGCAGATATCGTAAGCGAAATCGCTAAAAGCACCGGCGTTGAGAAGGTGCAGGTGCAGGCTATCGTCGAGGCTTTCATGGAGAGCATCAAGACGTCGCTCACCCAAAAAAATAACGTGTATCTCCGTGGTTTCGGCAGCTTCATCGTGAAGAAGCGCGCCAAGAAGGTTGCCCGCAACATCTCGAAGAACACGACGATCACCATTCCCGAACACAACATCCCCGCTTTCAAGCCCGCAAAGAGCTTCGCAGCGAAGGTGAAATAA
- a CDS encoding Rne/Rng family ribonuclease, with amino-acid sequence MNRELIVNVTPTEISIAMCEDKVLVELNKEQCQTGFAVGDIYLGKVRKIMPGLNAAFVNIGHEKDAFIHYLDLGPQFPSLQKLVASQQPGKRGFRVESMKLEPPVEKTGKIGEYLQVGQQIMVQVAKEAISTKGPRLTADISLAGRNVVLVPFTSKVFLSQKIRSADEKKRLKRIAAAVLPKNFGVIIRTAAMEAKDEDIEHDIQTQIDRWRKTCAAIKKNAASAPAQLMSEMNRANTIIRDSLNGSFSQIAVDDEAMYNEIRGYIRQIEPEKEKIVKLYKGNVPIFDNFDISKQIKSLFAKYVSLKRGAYLIIERTEAMNVIDVNSGNRTKAEDNQEQTAMDVNLAAAKEIARQLRLRDLGGIVIIDFIDLHKAQNKQALFDEMVKLMATDKAKHTVLPLTKFGLMQITRQRVRPVAVESVSDVCPTCNGSGKIEPTVLLDKKIENQISFLTQDRGHKFIKLVVSPYVAAFLRKGLWSLRRRWEWKYKVRLEIAEDQSIGIVEIHYHDKKDNDLITK; translated from the coding sequence ATGAACAGAGAATTAATCGTAAACGTAACCCCGACCGAGATATCAATCGCCATGTGCGAGGACAAGGTGCTCGTCGAACTGAACAAGGAGCAGTGCCAGACGGGCTTCGCCGTGGGGGACATCTACCTCGGGAAGGTGCGCAAGATCATGCCGGGACTGAACGCGGCATTCGTCAACATCGGACACGAAAAGGACGCCTTTATCCACTACCTCGACCTGGGGCCGCAGTTCCCCTCGTTGCAGAAGCTCGTCGCCTCGCAGCAGCCCGGAAAACGCGGGTTCCGCGTCGAGAGCATGAAACTCGAACCGCCCGTCGAGAAGACCGGGAAGATCGGCGAATACCTCCAGGTGGGGCAGCAGATCATGGTCCAGGTGGCCAAGGAGGCCATTTCGACCAAAGGTCCGCGCCTGACGGCCGACATTTCGCTGGCCGGCCGCAACGTGGTGCTGGTTCCCTTCACCTCGAAGGTTTTCCTTTCGCAGAAAATCCGCTCGGCGGACGAGAAGAAGCGTCTCAAGCGCATTGCCGCGGCGGTGCTGCCGAAGAATTTCGGCGTCATCATCCGCACGGCGGCCATGGAGGCCAAGGACGAGGACATCGAGCACGACATCCAGACCCAGATCGACCGCTGGCGCAAGACCTGCGCGGCGATCAAGAAGAACGCGGCGTCGGCCCCGGCGCAGCTGATGAGCGAGATGAACCGCGCCAACACGATCATCCGCGACTCGCTGAACGGCTCCTTCTCGCAGATCGCCGTCGACGACGAGGCGATGTACAACGAAATCCGCGGCTACATCCGCCAGATCGAACCCGAGAAGGAGAAGATCGTCAAACTCTACAAGGGCAACGTGCCCATTTTCGACAACTTCGACATCTCGAAGCAGATCAAGTCGCTCTTCGCCAAGTACGTGTCGCTCAAACGCGGCGCCTACCTCATCATCGAGCGCACGGAGGCCATGAACGTCATCGACGTCAATTCGGGCAACCGCACCAAGGCCGAGGACAACCAGGAGCAGACCGCCATGGACGTGAACCTCGCCGCGGCGAAGGAGATCGCCCGCCAGCTGCGGCTGCGTGATTTGGGCGGTATCGTCATCATCGACTTCATCGACCTGCACAAGGCGCAGAACAAGCAGGCGCTGTTCGACGAGATGGTGAAGCTGATGGCCACCGACAAGGCCAAGCACACGGTGCTGCCACTCACGAAATTCGGCCTGATGCAGATCACCCGCCAGCGGGTGCGTCCCGTGGCCGTCGAGAGCGTTTCGGACGTCTGCCCGACGTGCAACGGTTCGGGCAAGATCGAACCTACGGTGCTGCTGGACAAGAAGATCGAGAACCAGATTTCGTTCCTCACGCAGGATCGCGGACACAAATTCATCAAGCTGGTCGTCAGTCCTTACGTGGCGGCGTTCCTCCGAAAGGGCCTCTGGTCGCTGCGCCGCCGCTGGGAGTGGAAGTACAAGGTGCGCCTTGAGATCGCCGAGGACCAGAGCATCGGGATCGTCGAGATCCACTACCATGACAAAAAGGATAACGACCTTATAACCAAATAA
- the mfd gene encoding transcription-repair coupling factor, translating to MATAREQLAQFAAGSKALGRLCREYKNRSATVHLEELVGGALSFYAAAAVAESGGVHVFVAEDRDAAAYLLNDFYNLLDERQVYFFPSSWKRSAAYGAEDAQGVVQRTATMHAVRNFSGKGYLVVCTCPEALAERVADAEALQRETITVRVGDRISIEVLEQALVDASFTRVDFVYEPGQYSVRGGIVDVFSYSESKPYRLDFFGDEVDSIRRFNISSQLSSDRLERVEIIPDLNAGTPAAAKVSFARFAGAEASWWFYDADFVLRRVNDIRRRTLSDMEHPDEIDSLLTSRNSLVADLSGSRIFLLRDNLPERPAAATVKFATSPQPKFNKNFEMLADDMIRGALRGYDTYILSENKAQVERLENIFHQIGRGQAVVRSLSTTLHEGFVDNDLKLCLYTDHQIFDRYQRYRINGEIRRDEQMTVAELNQLRPGDYVVHIDHGVGRFDGLVKIAAGDGRMQEAIKLVYKDGDVLFVNVHSLHRISRYKSGDGEPPKVYKLGNGAWQKLKNATKKAVKDISRELIALYAKRKASKGYAFSHDSYLQHELEASFRWEDTPDQQSATAAIKKDMESDQPMDRLVCGDVGFGKTEVAIRAAFKAAVDGKQVAVLVPTTILALQHYRSFTERLRDFPVRVEYINRTKSTKEVSQIREDLASGKIDILIGTHKMLGKQIVFRDLGLLIIDEEQKFGVAAKEKLTEMSVSVDTLTLTATPIPRTLRFSLMGSRDLSVISTPPPNRQPILTESHVFSEEIIRDAVEAELARGGQVYFVHNRVEDLPALQGLITRLCPKARVAVGHGKMPAEQLEKLIMDFIYGEFDVLVSTTIVENGIDIPNANTIIVDNAQNFGLSDLHQLRGRVGRSNQKGYCYLLSPPDELLSSDARRRLRAIEEFSDLGSGFNIAMQDLDIRGAGNLLGAEQSGFIADIGFETYQKIMNEAVAELRAEGLHVPGLSDGEQEVVEQMRFIDDAHIDIEVEAALPDAYVSQQAERLKLYRELDSTKDEEALQAFESRLADRFGPLPRAAKELLNVVRLRWEAIRLGMERVKVKNGLMIVHFVGEENSPFYKSEAFMTLLQRITQRPDRFVLKQHNNRLAMTVRNVKDVEDAYKTLQQL from the coding sequence ATGGCAACCGCCCGCGAGCAGCTGGCGCAGTTCGCCGCCGGGTCGAAAGCCCTCGGCAGACTGTGCCGCGAATATAAAAACAGGAGTGCTACCGTCCACCTCGAAGAGCTGGTCGGCGGCGCTCTTTCGTTTTATGCCGCGGCGGCCGTGGCCGAATCCGGGGGCGTGCATGTCTTTGTCGCCGAGGACCGTGACGCCGCAGCCTACCTTCTGAACGACTTCTACAACCTGCTGGACGAACGGCAGGTTTACTTCTTTCCCTCGTCGTGGAAGCGTTCGGCGGCCTATGGCGCCGAGGATGCGCAGGGCGTGGTGCAGCGCACGGCGACGATGCACGCCGTGCGGAATTTCTCGGGGAAGGGCTACCTGGTGGTCTGCACCTGCCCCGAGGCGCTGGCCGAGCGGGTCGCCGACGCCGAAGCCCTGCAACGGGAGACGATCACCGTGAGGGTCGGCGACCGGATTTCGATCGAGGTGCTGGAGCAGGCGCTTGTCGATGCTTCGTTTACGCGCGTGGATTTCGTCTACGAGCCTGGCCAGTACTCGGTGCGCGGCGGTATCGTCGACGTCTTCTCCTATTCGGAGAGCAAACCCTACCGACTGGATTTCTTCGGCGACGAGGTCGACTCGATCCGGCGGTTCAACATTTCGAGCCAGCTGTCGTCGGACAGGCTGGAGCGCGTGGAGATCATCCCCGACCTGAACGCCGGGACGCCCGCCGCGGCGAAGGTCTCCTTCGCGCGGTTTGCGGGCGCGGAGGCTTCCTGGTGGTTCTACGACGCCGATTTCGTGTTGCGGAGGGTCAACGACATCCGCCGCAGGACGCTCTCGGACATGGAGCATCCCGATGAGATCGACTCGCTGCTGACGAGCCGCAACTCGCTCGTGGCCGACCTTTCCGGAAGCCGGATTTTCCTGCTGCGCGACAATCTTCCCGAGCGGCCCGCGGCCGCAACGGTGAAGTTCGCGACGTCGCCCCAGCCGAAATTCAATAAAAATTTCGAGATGCTGGCCGACGACATGATCCGGGGTGCGCTGCGGGGTTACGATACCTATATACTTTCGGAGAACAAGGCGCAGGTCGAGCGTCTCGAAAATATTTTCCACCAGATCGGCCGCGGACAGGCCGTCGTGCGGTCGCTGTCGACGACCCTGCACGAGGGGTTCGTGGACAACGACCTGAAACTGTGCCTCTACACCGACCATCAGATTTTCGACCGCTACCAGCGTTACCGCATCAACGGCGAGATCCGGCGCGACGAGCAGATGACCGTCGCCGAGCTGAACCAGCTGCGCCCGGGCGACTACGTGGTGCATATCGACCACGGCGTGGGCCGTTTCGACGGGCTGGTGAAGATCGCCGCGGGCGACGGACGCATGCAGGAGGCGATCAAGCTGGTCTACAAGGACGGCGACGTGCTGTTCGTCAACGTGCACTCGCTCCACCGCATTTCGCGCTACAAGTCGGGCGACGGCGAGCCGCCGAAGGTCTACAAACTGGGCAACGGCGCCTGGCAGAAGCTGAAGAACGCCACCAAGAAGGCCGTCAAGGACATTTCGCGCGAACTGATCGCCCTCTACGCCAAACGCAAGGCCTCGAAGGGCTACGCCTTCTCGCACGACAGCTATTTGCAGCACGAGCTGGAGGCGTCGTTCCGCTGGGAGGACACTCCCGACCAGCAGTCGGCCACGGCGGCCATCAAGAAGGACATGGAGTCGGATCAGCCGATGGACCGGCTGGTGTGCGGCGACGTGGGCTTCGGAAAGACCGAGGTGGCGATCCGCGCGGCGTTCAAGGCCGCTGTCGACGGCAAGCAGGTCGCCGTGCTGGTTCCGACGACGATCCTCGCCTTGCAGCACTACCGCTCGTTCACCGAGCGTCTGCGCGATTTCCCGGTGAGGGTGGAGTACATCAACCGCACCAAATCCACGAAGGAGGTCAGCCAGATCCGCGAGGACCTCGCCTCGGGGAAGATCGACATCCTGATCGGCACGCACAAGATGCTGGGCAAGCAGATCGTGTTCCGCGACCTGGGGCTGCTGATCATCGACGAGGAGCAGAAATTCGGCGTCGCCGCCAAGGAAAAGCTCACCGAGATGAGCGTTTCGGTCGATACGCTGACGCTCACCGCCACGCCGATTCCGCGCACGCTGCGATTCTCGCTGATGGGTTCGCGGGACTTGTCCGTCATTTCGACCCCGCCGCCCAACCGCCAGCCGATCCTCACCGAGTCGCACGTATTCTCGGAGGAGATCATCCGCGATGCCGTCGAGGCGGAACTCGCCCGCGGCGGCCAGGTCTATTTCGTCCACAACCGCGTCGAGGACCTGCCGGCCCTCCAGGGGCTGATCACGCGCCTCTGCCCGAAGGCCCGTGTGGCCGTCGGGCACGGCAAGATGCCGGCCGAGCAGCTGGAGAAACTCATCATGGACTTCATCTACGGGGAATTCGACGTGCTGGTGTCGACGACCATCGTCGAGAACGGCATCGACATTCCCAACGCCAATACGATCATCGTCGACAACGCCCAGAACTTCGGTTTGAGCGACCTGCACCAGCTGCGCGGCCGCGTGGGGCGTTCGAACCAGAAGGGCTACTGCTACCTGCTTTCGCCGCCCGACGAGCTGCTGTCGTCCGACGCGCGGCGGCGTCTGCGGGCCATCGAGGAGTTCTCCGACCTGGGTTCGGGGTTCAACATCGCCATGCAGGACCTCGACATCCGCGGCGCGGGCAACCTGCTGGGCGCCGAGCAGAGCGGGTTCATCGCCGACATCGGTTTCGAGACCTACCAGAAGATTATGAACGAGGCGGTTGCCGAACTGCGTGCCGAGGGGCTTCATGTCCCGGGCCTGAGCGACGGGGAGCAGGAGGTCGTGGAGCAGATGCGTTTCATCGACGACGCGCACATCGACATCGAGGTCGAGGCCGCGCTGCCCGACGCCTACGTTTCGCAGCAGGCCGAACGCCTGAAACTCTACCGCGAACTCGACTCGACGAAGGACGAGGAGGCTTTGCAGGCCTTCGAGAGCCGTCTTGCGGACCGCTTCGGTCCCCTGCCGCGCGCCGCGAAGGAGCTGTTGAACGTCGTGCGCCTGCGCTGGGAGGCCATTCGTCTGGGCATGGAGCGCGTGAAGGTCAAGAACGGGCTGATGATCGTGCATTTCGTGGGCGAGGAGAACTCGCCTTTCTACAAGAGCGAGGCCTTTATGACCCTGTTGCAGCGGATTACGCAGCGGCCCGACCGATTTGTGCTCAAACAGCACAATAATCGGTTGGCGATGACCGTTAGGAATGTCAAAGACGTGGAAGACGCATACAAAACGCTGCAGCAGCTTTGA
- a CDS encoding type III pantothenate kinase: MNLIVDIGNTLVKLAVFDGGRIVAQRCVERLHPSMLGELLEGRRAAKAVVASTRGEADDVVETVRPYADYLLEFTSQTPVPVANAYHTPETLGRDRLAAAVGATVLYPGRNVLIVDFGTAVTIDLVTADNTFRGGCISPGMKTRFRALHDYTACLPLCGPTESGELQGLTTEEAIRLGVMNSLTFEIEGYMARMEKKIDDLCVIFTGGDAKYFAKRIKNTIFANCNLVFCGLDRILEYNASEEHLD; encoded by the coding sequence TTGAATCTGATCGTAGACATAGGCAACACCCTTGTCAAGTTGGCCGTTTTTGACGGCGGACGGATCGTCGCCCAGCGCTGCGTGGAGCGGCTGCATCCGTCGATGCTCGGCGAGTTGCTGGAGGGCCGCAGGGCCGCGAAGGCCGTCGTCGCTTCGACGCGCGGCGAAGCGGACGACGTGGTCGAAACGGTCAGGCCCTATGCGGATTACCTGCTGGAATTCACCTCGCAGACCCCCGTGCCGGTTGCCAACGCTTACCATACGCCCGAGACGCTGGGCCGCGACCGGCTGGCCGCCGCCGTGGGCGCCACGGTGCTTTACCCGGGGCGCAACGTGCTGATCGTCGATTTCGGCACGGCCGTCACGATCGACCTGGTGACGGCCGACAACACGTTCCGCGGCGGGTGCATTTCGCCGGGGATGAAAACCCGTTTTCGGGCGCTCCACGACTACACGGCCTGCCTGCCGCTGTGCGGTCCGACCGAAAGCGGGGAGTTGCAGGGGCTCACCACCGAAGAGGCCATCCGCCTGGGGGTGATGAACTCGCTGACCTTCGAAATTGAGGGCTATATGGCCCGGATGGAGAAAAAAATCGACGATTTATGCGTAATTTTTACCGGCGGGGACGCGAAATACTTTGCGAAAAGAATTAAAAACACGATATTTGCAAATTGTAATCTGGTCTTTTGCGGATTGGATCGAATTTTAGAGTACAATGCAAGTGAAGAACACCTTGATTAA
- a CDS encoding hemolysin family protein — MLTTVVLIVVMLLLSAFFSGMEIAFTSKNRLKLEIDRKQNRMFDQIAEVFARHPGQYITTILVGNNIALVVYSLSMSLLLRSIYASLGWEQLARSGSVAVDTAVSTVIIIFFAEFLPKSIFRNNPNFYYRALAPVIYFFYIVLYPVARFTTLLSHGILHLLGRRVEERNITPSFDREDLAALLDSNSPEQHSEPDNELKLFQNALDFADLRVRDCMVPRVDVEAVDIDDTSIEQLTARFVDSKYSRIFVWRKSIDNIVGYVNSKSLFTRPRQIADVMMEVNFVPETMPLQLMLENFIKHRSNIAVVIDEFGGTAGVISLEDVLEQIFGEIEDEHDIPDLTEKQVGPDEYVLSCRLEVKYLNEKYNLGIEESKEYDTLAGFIIFNYEGIPTAGETVFIGGLQLRILRTTRSRIELARVKKL; from the coding sequence ATGCTCACCACCGTCGTCCTGATCGTCGTAATGCTGTTGCTGTCGGCTTTTTTCTCGGGGATGGAGATTGCCTTTACGAGCAAGAACCGTCTCAAGCTGGAGATCGACCGCAAGCAGAACCGCATGTTCGACCAGATTGCCGAGGTTTTCGCCCGCCATCCGGGGCAGTATATCACCACGATCCTTGTGGGCAACAACATCGCGCTGGTCGTCTATTCGCTGTCGATGTCGCTGCTTCTGCGCAGCATTTACGCCTCGCTGGGGTGGGAGCAGCTCGCCCGGAGCGGCTCGGTCGCCGTGGACACCGCCGTTTCGACGGTCATCATCATCTTCTTCGCCGAGTTTCTCCCCAAGTCGATTTTCAGGAACAATCCCAATTTCTATTACCGCGCGCTGGCGCCGGTGATCTATTTTTTCTACATCGTACTCTATCCGGTGGCGCGTTTCACGACGCTGCTTTCCCACGGCATTCTGCACCTTCTGGGCCGCCGCGTCGAGGAGCGGAACATCACTCCGAGTTTCGACCGCGAGGACCTCGCGGCGCTGCTCGACTCGAACAGCCCGGAGCAGCATTCGGAACCGGACAACGAGCTGAAACTCTTCCAGAACGCGCTGGATTTCGCCGACCTGCGCGTCAGGGACTGCATGGTTCCGCGTGTGGACGTCGAGGCCGTGGACATCGACGACACCTCGATCGAACAGCTCACGGCGCGTTTCGTCGACTCGAAATATTCGCGTATCTTCGTCTGGCGCAAGTCGATCGACAACATCGTGGGCTACGTCAATTCGAAAAGCCTTTTCACGCGGCCCCGGCAGATCGCCGACGTGATGATGGAGGTCAATTTCGTGCCCGAGACCATGCCTTTGCAGCTGATGCTGGAGAATTTCATCAAGCACCGTTCGAACATCGCCGTCGTGATCGACGAATTCGGCGGCACGGCGGGCGTCATTTCGCTCGAAGACGTGCTGGAGCAGATTTTCGGCGAGATCGAGGACGAGCACGACATTCCGGACCTCACCGAAAAGCAGGTCGGCCCCGACGAGTATGTTCTCTCGTGCCGCCTGGAGGTGAAATACCTGAATGAAAAATACAACCTCGGCATCGAGGAGAGCAAGGAATACGACACGCTGGCCGGTTTCATCATCTTCAATTACGAGGGTATTCCCACCGCCGGGGAGACGGTTTTCATCGGCGGCCTGCAATTGCGGATTCTCCGTACGACGCGTTCGCGCATCGAACTGGCGCGGGTGAAGAAATTGTAG
- a CDS encoding tetratricopeptide repeat protein, producing MKNVKFLLSAACALFAVAAMAQQDFSDPKYAVWGDTPQEREQNILNSNFLKESLDNKDYNAAAHYLKELLDKCPKASQNTFVRGITLYKNKIARAKSIAEKNTYTDSLMIVYDLRNEYFGDHPKYGTPYILDRKAREYLMYKPADRKGIREAFRAAIEAGGDNTDPETVVAYFSNLCDDYRNTDEVMPDEIIAEYDLLTPFFEKNPAAAEYKSQFDAAFGLSGAASCENLERLFKGKLAAAPDDEALLSQAVALMSRAKCDGDFYFSIAEKYYQVKPSSETAMFLAQAFQNKKDYAKAKTYLNEALDVEKDPAERQKLLVRIALVGLVSNDIPGAAAAARQARDLDPEDGVPYFILAQCYASSAGSCGGFAGLATYWAAYDTMAKAVELLPADSEYMEHAKSSLGKFRSVFPSSEECFFNELQEGARYTVTCGTAAGITTTVRAR from the coding sequence ATGAAAAACGTTAAATTCCTGCTTTCTGCTGCGTGTGCGCTTTTTGCAGTCGCAGCGATGGCACAGCAAGATTTCAGTGATCCGAAGTACGCGGTCTGGGGTGACACTCCTCAGGAGCGGGAGCAGAACATTCTGAACAGCAACTTCCTCAAGGAGTCGCTCGACAACAAGGATTACAACGCTGCCGCGCATTACCTCAAGGAGCTGCTCGACAAATGTCCGAAGGCTTCGCAGAATACCTTCGTGCGCGGCATCACGCTTTATAAGAACAAGATCGCGCGCGCCAAGAGCATCGCCGAGAAAAACACCTACACCGACTCGCTGATGATCGTTTACGACCTGCGCAACGAGTATTTCGGCGACCATCCCAAGTACGGCACGCCCTATATCCTCGACCGCAAGGCCCGTGAGTATCTGATGTACAAACCCGCCGACCGCAAGGGTATCCGCGAAGCGTTCCGCGCAGCCATCGAGGCCGGCGGCGACAACACCGATCCCGAGACCGTCGTGGCCTATTTCTCGAACCTCTGCGACGATTACAGAAATACCGACGAGGTGATGCCCGACGAGATCATCGCCGAGTACGACCTTCTGACGCCGTTCTTCGAGAAGAACCCCGCTGCCGCCGAGTACAAGAGCCAGTTCGACGCTGCGTTCGGATTGAGCGGCGCCGCAAGCTGCGAGAATCTCGAAAGACTCTTCAAGGGCAAGCTGGCCGCCGCTCCCGACGACGAGGCGCTGCTTTCGCAGGCCGTGGCTCTGATGTCGCGCGCCAAGTGCGACGGTGATTTCTACTTCTCGATCGCCGAGAAATACTATCAGGTGAAGCCTTCGTCGGAGACGGCCATGTTCCTGGCCCAGGCTTTCCAGAACAAGAAGGACTATGCAAAGGCGAAGACCTACCTGAACGAGGCGCTGGATGTCGAGAAAGACCCCGCCGAGCGTCAGAAACTGCTCGTGCGCATCGCGCTGGTGGGCCTCGTGTCCAACGACATTCCGGGCGCTGCCGCCGCTGCGCGCCAGGCCCGCGACCTGGATCCCGAGGACGGCGTTCCGTACTTCATCCTGGCGCAGTGCTATGCTTCGTCGGCAGGTTCGTGCGGCGGTTTCGCCGGTCTGGCGACCTATTGGGCCGCTTACGATACGATGGCCAAGGCGGTCGAACTGCTCCCGGCCGATTCGGAGTACATGGAGCACGCCAAGAGTTCCCTCGGCAAGTTCCGTTCGGTTTTCCCCAGCTCGGAGGAGTGCTTCTTCAACGAGTTGCAGGAGGGTGCGCGCTATACGGTGACCTGCGGAACGGCCGCCGGTATCACCACCACCGTCCGTGCCCGCTAA
- the lptC gene encoding LPS export ABC transporter periplasmic protein LptC, with the protein MTRTIRVALSVTGSAILLFSCADKDAGRASASEETMMTEYSEDLSVVMSQNGRRSYHFVTPLLEGYSLAREPYREFRKGVKITTYQNDSLTTVDAVLTANYAIYYENRELWEAKGNVVVEKSDGKTLYTQQLFWNARTKKIYSNVDSKIVQNNGRDVFIGEGFESDEEFKDWRFRRMKGRMEVEMKQSADSAATDSTSVRPVPKPSDSRPSDSRPSDSRSAVRTSESGRAAPAREIPAGPAERQVGRPEAEVERRPLKMRDGSREEARPVLREEQVSVEPKLKN; encoded by the coding sequence ATGACAAGAACGATCAGGGTAGCACTCTCCGTGACGGGGAGTGCTATCTTGCTATTCTCGTGTGCGGACAAGGATGCGGGCCGCGCGTCGGCTTCCGAGGAGACAATGATGACCGAATACAGCGAGGACCTTTCGGTCGTGATGTCGCAGAACGGCCGCCGGTCGTACCATTTCGTCACGCCGCTGCTCGAAGGTTATTCGCTGGCCCGCGAACCTTACCGCGAATTCCGCAAGGGCGTGAAGATCACTACCTACCAGAACGATTCGCTGACCACGGTGGACGCCGTGCTGACGGCCAACTACGCCATCTATTACGAGAACCGCGAACTGTGGGAGGCCAAGGGCAACGTCGTCGTCGAGAAATCCGACGGCAAGACCCTCTACACCCAGCAGTTGTTCTGGAATGCGCGGACCAAGAAAATCTATTCGAACGTCGATTCGAAGATCGTGCAGAACAACGGCCGCGATGTCTTCATCGGCGAAGGTTTCGAATCGGACGAGGAGTTCAAGGACTGGCGTTTTCGCCGCATGAAGGGCCGTATGGAGGTCGAGATGAAGCAGAGCGCCGACTCCGCGGCCACGGATTCCACGTCCGTGCGCCCGGTTCCGAAACCCTCCGACAGCCGGCCCTCCGACAGCCGGCCCTCCGACAGTCGGTCCGCCGTCCGGACGTCCGAATCCGGGAGGGCCGCTCCGGCCCGGGAGATTCCCGCCGGGCCGGCTGAAAGGCAGGTCGGAAGACCCGAAGCGGAGGTTGAGCGCCGGCCGCTGAAAATGCGGGACGGCTCCCGGGAGGAGGCGCGTCCGGTCCTGCGGGAGGAGCAGGTTTCCGTCGAACCCAAACTCAAAAACTGA